AGAAACAAATCCCACTATTGTTGCACTTGCGCCAAATACAGCGAGATATTGTCCATTAATACTACGTGCTCCCTCGTATGTCATATCGGCAAAGAGACTGACCACTCCTACTAAAATAACGAATCGCAGGGCAGATCTTTTTAAAATACTATTATTCCGTTCTGGAGGCATTGGCTGATATTCCATAGATATTCCCTTCATGCTCAGTGGCAAGAACCCCACTTAGCGGGATGCTCGCTAGTCTCGTCAGCTCACAGCTTTGGGGTAAACTGAGACAGGTCATAGATGCCCAGTGTTTTTTCCAGATTCGCCACCTTAGCTACAATCTTCTCGAAGCCATCCTGGCCAAATAGTTTTTGCTCCTTTTTCTCGAATTCTTCACCCAAGGAATCGAATTCGTTAGGTGACACAATGGAGCGGAGAGCAGGGAAAAGAACCGTGTCTTCACGGGCTTCATGCGGGCGATACATTCGTATAAAAAGTCTGATATGTTCCTCTAATTTTTCTCTATCAGAAGGATTTTTGAGGACAGCAAGCGTAGCATGATCCTTTATGTACGCAGTCAGTTGGCGACCTGCCTGATGTTGCTGAAGTAACACTTCCACCAATTCATCGAGTTTTCCGGCTTTTTTAAACCGAGGAAAAAGGTAGTCCTCTTCGAGTCTTTCGTGGTAGTCTTCAATAAAATTTCGGATCGTTTCGGCTGCTAGTTTTAGTGTTTGAGGCGAAAAGTCTTTTCCGGTCCGCAGTCTGAGAATAATCTCATCGTAGATCAACAAAATACGGTTTAAGACTGCGTGTTCGCGCATCAGGTCCTCGGTTGGAGGAATTTCTTCCTCTCTAGCTTCCGTCTTTTGTGTGGCAGGCTGCGTTGACTTTGTATCTGCGAATATACTCTTTGGATAAATTAAAGAAGCACCGGCAACAAGTATTCCAGTTTTCTTAAGAAAGTCTCTCCGTGCCGAAAATGAATCTACCTTTTTTTTCATGATAACCTCCTTCTAAACTTTTTTTGATTATGGGTTAAGCTAAATAGGGATATGTAATCTCGGTTCCTAATGTCTTAAATGCTGATATGAAGTTAGTCCTATATTTAAAAACCATGCTAAACAGGGAATTTATCATATTTCCATTCCATTGAAAGTTCCCGCTCTAGCATAGCTAGATTTATCCTGATTCCCTTTAACGCATCGACTTGCTCGTCTAAATTTTTCTTCGTTTTAGTGAGATTTTCTTCTCCCTCGTCTATTTCTGAAATGGCCCGCTCAAGTGCAGACTCTATTCCCGTTAATGTGACATCAATCTTGGAAAATAATTCACGACGAAACTTTTGGAGGCTTTTTTCTATCCGATTTATAAAATCATGTCTAATCCTTCCGGCATTCCTATCCAGCTCTTCCCTACACTGTTTAAGCATCCTGCTCTGTGCCACCCTTCGGAATAAAATTCCAGGCAGGGCAAAGGGTAGGGTTTCGAGCATAAGGGTATTGTCAAACAGAGAATCTATCCTGAAGTAAAAATGGCTTTCCGTCGTAAGGGTTTCGAAGCTATTAAAGGTTCCTACTTCGACGTCAAAAATTTCCGAGGATAATGTTCTAATGTCGGTAATAATCTCATTGGCTTTAGAGGAAAAGCGTCTTCTGATATTTTCAAATCCCTGTTTTAGCTTATCTTCTTCTAGGGCCCGCCACTCGTAGAAAATAGTCTCGACTTCTTGTTTCATTGCTCTATCTATTGCCTTTGTCAGCTCTGATTTTCCTACATCTTTAAGTCTTTCGTAGTGTCCTTCCATCTTTTTAGTAAGCTCCGGAACGTTTATCGCAAAAAAAGCTTTTAAATCGGATTCTAGGACTGAGATAAGTTTTTCTTGCTCTCCCCTGAGAAGATAGTCGAAGTCTTCCCTATCCTGCAGGATTTTCTCCTTTTGAGTATTAAACTCATTTATTTTCGTTTTAAGCTCTTCCAGCGGGGTAGAAATAGCTTTGGCCTCAAGCTCCATGGACATCATTTCATCAGAGAGGATCTTAAGCGTATTACTAAGCGCGGAACTAAGAACGGCTTCACCCTTCTCCTTCATAAGGAAGTCATTTAAAGCCTTTTCAAAATCCGAAATTAAACTACGATGCCGTTTTTCTTGGGCGTTATTTAATTTTCCTTCCAAGGCCTGCTTAGCCGATATGGGGAAAATTTTTATATCTTTCAGACCAACCTTTTCCTCGATTATATGCTTTGTGAACTCCAATGACTCGATTCTGTCATTTTCATCCATCTGGTCGATCTTGTTTTGTAGAAAAAAGATTTTATTCACGTATTTCTTTATATCACTCAGAAAATCGTATTCAACCTGACTAATTGGCGGGTCCACGCCTACTAAAAATATTGCCGCATCTACTTTAGATAGATAACTGTAGGTCACGGCAGTATTATGCTGATAGGTGGAGCCGATTCCCGGAGTGTCTATAATCTGAACCCCGTCTCTTAAATAGCGAGAGTCATAATGAACCTCCACATACTGTACCTCTTTTTGGTTTTCTGGGTTTCCTCTCTCAGTTACGTGATCGGAGAGTTCTTCAATCGCTATTTCTTTTCTAGCTCCGTTCTTAAAGAAGACTTCTATGTGCAGATTATTTCCGTACTTAATCAGAGTGATGATAGAAGTAAGCGGAACAACCGCCGTAGGAAGTAATCTGCTCCCGAGTAGGGCGTTTATAAGTGTGGTTTTTCCTCGCTTAAACTGTCCGAGGACTGCCAGATTAAATTTGCCTTCCAGAAGCTTCTCTTTTAGTCCTTGGATGGCTTTTACAGTGGTTCCATTATTACAAAGAGAGGTTAATTTAGATAAATCCTCCAGGTTTTCTAATATGTGTTCTCTTGTTTTAATATATGATTCCAGCATAGAATAAACACCTCTGCTATAATGGACTTCCGTACCTTAAGACCTGTATTAAACTCTTTTTTATGTAATCTTCGAGAGGGCTTGAGAGGATTTTCTCTACTGTTTTATTGATATCGTATTCGACCCTCTTTATTTCCGTCTCTCCATCATTCCAGACGGCATAAGATGCAACTCCGGGAACATCCTTTGACTGTCCTACACTACCCGGGTTGATGACGGTTGTTTTCCCTATCTTCTTAATCAAGGAAAGATGAGTATGGCCGAGGAGCACAAAATCAGCATCTAATCCCTTTATCTCCTCTTGCCAATCATAATCGGGTGAATCAGGCGGTAGGTACTTGAATAGGTTTTCGGTCGGCGTCGCATGTGCAAGAAAGAACCTTGCTCCGCTGAGTTCTATTGTTGTGTTTAAGGGCAGAGAACTTAGATAAGAAATCTCATCTTGCCCGAGAATCTCCCTCATAAGCTCCCTTGTCTTTACGGACATCGGCTTGTAGGCTTCGCTGCATTTGCAGTCCGCCCCGAAGGCAACGGCGTTATCGTGATTTCCACGCACGATGGCATAAGCGTTCTTTTTCATAAAATCTATGCACTCTCTCGGACTCGGTCCATAATCAACCAGGTCTCCCAAACATATAAGATAGTCATACTCTTCCATTATAGTCTGTAATGCCTCGATATTCGCGTGAATGTCCGAGAGAATTAGTATCTTCATAGATATGTCCAACCCTTTGGTCGATAACCAGAGTTTTTACAAATCTTTGCTTGCAAAAAATTCAACGACCTTAACCCAGATCTTATCCCTATCCGGTCCGTAAGACTGATCCGCTAAAGTACCTCGAGTTTGTTCAAGCCCATCTTTCAATCGGTTTAATTCACTCGATTGTTTCTGAATGAGAAGTA
The window above is part of the Thermodesulfobacteriota bacterium genome. Proteins encoded here:
- a CDS encoding YfcE family phosphodiesterase; the protein is MKILILSDIHANIEALQTIMEEYDYLICLGDLVDYGPSPRECIDFMKKNAYAIVRGNHDNAVAFGADCKCSEAYKPMSVKTRELMREILGQDEISYLSSLPLNTTIELSGARFFLAHATPTENLFKYLPPDSPDYDWQEEIKGLDADFVLLGHTHLSLIKKIGKTTVINPGSVGQSKDVPGVASYAVWNDGETEIKRVEYDINKTVEKILSSPLEDYIKKSLIQVLRYGSPL
- a CDS encoding dynamin family protein, whose protein sequence is MLESYIKTREHILENLEDLSKLTSLCNNGTTVKAIQGLKEKLLEGKFNLAVLGQFKRGKTTLINALLGSRLLPTAVVPLTSIITLIKYGNNLHIEVFFKNGARKEIAIEELSDHVTERGNPENQKEVQYVEVHYDSRYLRDGVQIIDTPGIGSTYQHNTAVTYSYLSKVDAAIFLVGVDPPISQVEYDFLSDIKKYVNKIFFLQNKIDQMDENDRIESLEFTKHIIEEKVGLKDIKIFPISAKQALEGKLNNAQEKRHRSLISDFEKALNDFLMKEKGEAVLSSALSNTLKILSDEMMSMELEAKAISTPLEELKTKINEFNTQKEKILQDREDFDYLLRGEQEKLISVLESDLKAFFAINVPELTKKMEGHYERLKDVGKSELTKAIDRAMKQEVETIFYEWRALEEDKLKQGFENIRRRFSSKANEIITDIRTLSSEIFDVEVGTFNSFETLTTESHFYFRIDSLFDNTLMLETLPFALPGILFRRVAQSRMLKQCREELDRNAGRIRHDFINRIEKSLQKFRRELFSKIDVTLTGIESALERAISEIDEGEENLTKTKKNLDEQVDALKGIRINLAMLERELSMEWKYDKFPV
- a CDS encoding hemerythrin domain-containing protein, with amino-acid sequence MKKKVDSFSARRDFLKKTGILVAGASLIYPKSIFADTKSTQPATQKTEAREEEIPPTEDLMREHAVLNRILLIYDEIILRLRTGKDFSPQTLKLAAETIRNFIEDYHERLEEDYLFPRFKKAGKLDELVEVLLQQHQAGRQLTAYIKDHATLAVLKNPSDREKLEEHIRLFIRMYRPHEAREDTVLFPALRSIVSPNEFDSLGEEFEKKEQKLFGQDGFEKIVAKVANLEKTLGIYDLSQFTPKL